The Brassica napus cultivar Da-Ae chromosome C7, Da-Ae, whole genome shotgun sequence genome has a segment encoding these proteins:
- the LOC106356322 gene encoding uncharacterized protein LOC106356322, with product MDSPTSIRSKPPPEILSPCGSQRRRSSCASNSPEFEFWRLSNSSFHQTETDLLSADELFHDGVLLPLHLLSIKPEPQPDSSASECAPDPSLSTDTLITEQKPEPKLGLGSELTRDTTGSKRWRDIFKKSENKPVGKKDKRKENRKKDKKTGSGSGSGAELNINIWPFSRSRSAGNNGIRPRISFGAPTTRKVSSAPCSRSNSTGESKSRKCPSSPGRNGVHLGRNSPVLQVRRGSGAPTAKTISERVRKRVIPEARRGKTGIDGNKSKVINLNVPMCIGYRSRLSCSSNVAGDSNIGSDNYIANVNNPNGLFGFRNLFIKKVH from the coding sequence ATGGACAGTCCGACGAGCATACGAAGTAAACCACCGCCGGAGATTCTCTCCCCGTGTGGTAGCCAACGACGTAGGAGCAGCTGCGCCTCCAACTCACCGGAATTCGAGTTCTGGCGTCTGTCAAACTCTTCATTTCATCAAACCGAAACAGATCTCCTCTCCGCCGACGAGCTTTTTCACGACGGCGTTCTTCTCCCTCTTCACCTCCTCTCCATCAAACCCGAACCTCAACCCGACTCGAGTGCCTCGGAGTGTGCCCCGGATCCATCTCTTTCGACTGATACCTTGATTACAGAGCAAAAACCCGAACCTAAACTCGGTTTAGGATCCGAGTTGACCCGGGACACAACGGGTTCGAAGCGGTGGAGAGATATATTCAAGAAGAGCGAAAATAAACCGGTCGGGAAGAAAGATAAGCGGAAAGAGAATAGAAAGAAGGATAAGAAGaccgggtcgggttcgggttcaGGAGCGGAGCTGAATATAAACATTTGGCCGTTTTCAAGAAGCAGATCCGCTGGTAACAACGGGATCCGACCCAGAATATCTTTTGGAGCTCCGACGACCCGGAAAGTCAGCAGCGCGCCGTGTTCCCGGAGCAACTCCACCGGCGAATCTAAGTCTAGGAAATGTCCTAGCAGTCCTGGTCGGAACGGCGTGCATCTTGGTCGGAACAGTCCAGTCTTGCAAGTCCGACGTGGAAGTGGAGCTCCGACCGCGAAAACGATATCCGAGCGGGTGCGTAAAAGGGTAATTCCTGAGGCGCGTAGGGGTAAAACTGGAATAGATGGCAATAAATCAAAAGTCATAAACTTGAACGTGCCTATGTGCATCGGTTATCGGAGCCGGTTAAGCTGCAGTAGCAACGTGGCTGGAGATAGTAACATTGGGAGTGACAATTATATCGCCAATGTTAATAATCCCAATGGTTTATTTGGCTTTCGTAATCTTTTCATTAAGAAAGTTCATTAA